In Methylomonas sp. ZR1, one DNA window encodes the following:
- a CDS encoding ribbon-helix-helix protein, CopG family → MPAISLRLPDDVEANLKAEAQLEGKSQSEIARLAITEYLARRKRERFMAEMVAAARALANDPQARAEALQIAADFDTVDDGLDRIIADERAAGIDPDEKWWE, encoded by the coding sequence ATGCCTGCCATCAGCCTGCGGTTACCCGACGATGTGGAAGCCAACCTAAAAGCCGAAGCCCAATTGGAAGGCAAAAGCCAGTCGGAAATCGCCCGCCTGGCGATCACCGAATACCTGGCCCGCCGCAAACGCGAGCGGTTTATGGCGGAAATGGTGGCGGCGGCACGCGCTTTGGCTAACGATCCGCAAGCCAGGGCGGAAGCGCTGCAAATTGCCGCGGATTTCGACACGGTGGACGATGGTCTCGACCGAATAATTGCTGATGAACGCGCCGCCGGTATCGACCCCGACGAAAAATGGTGGGAATGA
- the cas1 gene encoding CRISPR-associated endonuclease Cas1 has protein sequence MSDDQVPIQLELPLPFPELSGDMPLLPARMINEYQYCPRLAYLEWVQGEWAASADTVEGDHAHRRVDKPSKSFPEADELDDAEKLHGRSITLSSNRLGLIAKLDLIEAEDGVVTPIDYKRGKRPHVARGAYDPERVQLCVQGMVLQEHGYVCEEGALYFVQSRERVRVAFDDELKQLTANAINGLRLIAAGGHIPEPLQDSPKCSGCSLVGICLPDEVNYLRHADLEPRPLAVMRDEALPVYVQAWKAKIGKKGEELEISIDDEKVQTARLVDTSQVVVMGNVYITTPCLQDLMKREIPVSWHSHGGWFVGHTIGTGHKNVELRTAQYKASFDDKTCLAIARNLVRAKIQNCRTQARRNWRADEPVELLLEPLKSLADKSQRAADLPQLLGIEGAAAALYFGAFDKLIKKPDDSKQMSFDFNTRNRRPPTDPVNALLSFAYAMLVRTWTMNLSAVGLDPYRGFYHQPRYGRPALALDLMEPFRPIIADSTVLQVINNGEVRPTDFICAAGSVALNEDGRKRFITAFERRLSQEVTHPIFGYKANYRQVFEIQARLFGRYLLGELPEYPNFTTR, from the coding sequence ATGTCCGACGACCAAGTCCCCATCCAGCTAGAACTACCGCTACCGTTCCCGGAGCTATCCGGCGACATGCCTTTATTGCCGGCGCGGATGATTAACGAATACCAGTACTGCCCGCGCTTGGCTTATCTGGAATGGGTGCAGGGCGAATGGGCGGCGTCGGCCGATACCGTGGAAGGCGATCACGCCCATCGCCGGGTGGATAAGCCGTCCAAAAGCTTTCCGGAAGCCGACGAGTTGGACGACGCCGAGAAATTGCATGGCCGCTCGATTACCCTGTCTTCCAACCGTTTAGGCTTAATCGCCAAGCTGGATTTGATCGAAGCCGAGGACGGCGTGGTCACGCCCATCGATTACAAGCGCGGCAAGCGTCCGCACGTGGCGCGCGGTGCTTACGATCCGGAGCGGGTGCAGCTTTGCGTGCAGGGCATGGTGTTGCAGGAACACGGTTATGTCTGCGAAGAAGGCGCGTTGTATTTCGTGCAAAGCCGCGAGCGGGTGCGGGTGGCTTTCGACGACGAATTAAAACAACTCACCGCCAATGCCATCAACGGTCTGCGCTTGATCGCCGCCGGCGGCCATATTCCGGAACCCTTGCAGGACAGCCCTAAGTGTTCGGGCTGCTCTTTGGTCGGCATCTGCCTGCCGGACGAAGTCAATTACCTGCGCCACGCCGACCTCGAACCCCGGCCGCTGGCGGTGATGCGCGACGAAGCCTTGCCGGTTTACGTGCAGGCCTGGAAGGCCAAGATCGGCAAGAAGGGGGAGGAGCTGGAAATCAGCATCGACGACGAAAAAGTGCAAACCGCGCGGCTGGTGGACACTTCGCAAGTGGTGGTGATGGGCAACGTCTACATCACCACGCCGTGTTTGCAGGACTTGATGAAGCGCGAAATTCCGGTCAGTTGGCACAGTCACGGCGGCTGGTTTGTCGGCCACACCATCGGCACCGGCCATAAGAACGTCGAGTTGCGCACCGCCCAGTACAAAGCCAGTTTCGACGACAAAACCTGTCTGGCAATTGCCCGCAATCTGGTGCGCGCCAAAATCCAGAATTGCCGGACCCAGGCCCGGCGCAATTGGCGCGCCGACGAGCCGGTGGAACTGTTGCTGGAACCGCTGAAGTCCCTGGCTGACAAGTCCCAGCGCGCCGCCGATTTGCCGCAATTGTTGGGTATCGAAGGCGCGGCGGCGGCCCTGTATTTCGGCGCGTTCGATAAATTGATCAAAAAACCGGACGACAGCAAGCAGATGAGCTTCGACTTCAACACCCGCAACCGGCGGCCGCCCACCGATCCGGTCAACGCCTTGCTGTCGTTTGCTTATGCCATGCTGGTACGCACTTGGACCATGAATCTGAGCGCGGTCGGTTTGGACCCGTATCGCGGCTTTTACCACCAGCCGCGTTACGGCCGGCCGGCGCTGGCGCTGGATTTGATGGAACCGTTTCGGCCCATCATCGCCGACTCCACCGTGCTGCAAGTCATCAATAATGGTGAAGTGCGGCCCACCGACTTTATCTGTGCCGCCGGCAGCGTGGCCTTGAACGAAGACGGTCGCAAGCGCTTCATCACCGCCTTCGAACGGCGCTTAAGCCAGGAAGTAACGCATCCCATCTTCGGCTACAAGGCCAATTATCGGCAGGTGTTCGAGATTCAGGCGCGCTTGTTCGGCCGCTATTTGCTCGGTGAATTGCCGGAATATCCCAACTTCACCACCCGCTGA
- a CDS encoding type II toxin-antitoxin system PemK/MazF family toxin: MKRGEVWTANLNPDKGAEIGKIRPVLVLQGDTLNTGGLPTIVVVPLTSQFRPNLAPLRIPIAPQGRLKAASYVMAEQLRAIDRSRFGEGPLTTVTAEELAAVEKSLRGVMGLW, encoded by the coding sequence ATGAAACGCGGTGAGGTGTGGACCGCCAATCTGAACCCCGACAAGGGCGCCGAAATCGGCAAAATCAGGCCGGTGTTGGTGTTGCAGGGCGATACGCTGAATACCGGCGGCCTGCCCACCATCGTGGTGGTGCCGCTGACCAGCCAGTTTCGGCCAAACCTGGCCCCGTTGCGGATACCGATTGCACCGCAAGGCCGGTTGAAAGCCGCCAGTTACGTCATGGCAGAACAACTGCGTGCCATCGACCGCTCCCGCTTCGGCGAAGGCCCCCTCACCACCGTCACCGCCGAGGAACTGGCGGCGGTGGAGAAGAGTTTGCGGGGGGTGATGGGGTTGTGGTGA
- the cas2 gene encoding CRISPR-associated endonuclease Cas2, protein MAALEHLYIVTYDISDAKRWRRVFRLMKGYGDWLQLSVFQCRLSRKRHAELIALLDGIIHHSDDHVLIINVGPAETVKPSVVSLGKDFDVVERQPVIV, encoded by the coding sequence ATGGCTGCCCTCGAACATTTATATATCGTGACTTACGACATCAGCGATGCCAAACGCTGGCGGCGGGTGTTTCGGCTGATGAAAGGCTATGGCGACTGGCTGCAACTGTCGGTTTTTCAATGCCGGCTCAGCCGCAAACGCCATGCGGAATTAATCGCGCTGTTGGATGGCATCATCCATCATAGCGACGACCATGTCCTGATCATCAACGTCGGGCCCGCCGAAACGGTGAAACCCTCGGTGGTCAGTTTGGGCAAGGATTTCGATGTGGTGGAACGGCAGCCGGTCATCGTCTGA